Proteins from one Butyrivibrio fibrisolvens genomic window:
- a CDS encoding ADP-ribosyltransferase, which translates to MHTTLFYRIKDIITKTGASWDQLAPTEESAIEYAHRYINPEPERMIDVHHYSMEYCLAYSGETINERFRKDRPITIDHQISDMVSQHKTTRDLVLYRGVCEAVYQMMKDNASDIHGTDLLEKSFLQTSLVKGKENHSKIHLRIYVPAGTKAVYLGNVNNEQSYYEVDLQHGAHLQIISIDKEYINCKLLKTA; encoded by the coding sequence ATGCACACTACCCTGTTCTACCGCATAAAGGATATCATTACAAAAACAGGAGCTAGCTGGGATCAACTGGCTCCTACTGAAGAATCCGCAATAGAATATGCACACAGATACATTAACCCTGAACCGGAACGAATGATTGATGTCCACCACTACAGCATGGAATATTGCCTTGCTTATAGTGGAGAAACAATAAATGAACGCTTCAGAAAGGATCGACCTATTACTATAGATCATCAGATATCCGACATGGTATCTCAGCATAAAACAACAAGAGACCTTGTACTTTATAGAGGAGTCTGCGAAGCGGTTTATCAGATGATGAAAGACAATGCCTCTGATATCCACGGAACTGACCTTTTAGAAAAATCCTTTCTTCAGACATCTCTCGTCAAAGGTAAAGAAAACCATTCCAAAATACACCTTAGAATCTATGTACCAGCCGGAACAAAGGCCGTATACCTTGGAAACGTCAATAATGAACAATCGTACTATGAAGTGGATCTTCAGCATGGAGCCCACCTTCAGATAATATCAATCGACAAGGAATACATAAACTGTAAGCTGCTTAAAACAGCATAA